The Salegentibacter mishustinae genomic interval CTTTCCATTGTATAGCGGGTGCTCCTCGTCAAGGAAAGTGCATTCTAAAACTCCGTCCTTTTCCACTATATTTTCGCAGTGAATAGACGAAGTGTAAGCGCCGGTATCAATCTTAATTGCGATATCATCTAAATGTAAAGCAGGAAAATCTGCTTTGTCAAAACGCCCAATTACTGTTTTCTCCATACCGCAAGGTAATAAAATACCCCTGCAATCATTTTATAGAAATTATAAAATTTAAAGCCTTTATGCCCACAAATGAGCTTATTAACGGGATTTCCGAGCTTTATTTAATATAAATTTAACATTTACAAGTCCTGGCAATTTTTAAAGCTACGCATAATAAATTCTACCTTTGGGGAGATGGAAACGCCAGCTTTAGAAGTACAATTAAAAACACTGCCCAATAGTCCCGGGGTCTATCAGTATTACGATAAGAACGGAAAGATACTGTATGTAGGCAAAGCCAAGAACTTAAAGAAACGGGTTACTTCCTATTTTACCAAGCGCCACGATAGTCATCGTATTGGCGTGATGGTGAAGAAGATAAAGGAGATAAAGCACATTGTGGTAGAATCGGAAACCGATGCGCTGCTTTTAGAAAATAATCTTATCAAGAAGCATCAGCCGCGGTTTAACGTGATGCTTAAAGACGATAAAACCTATCCCTGGATTTGTATTAAAAATGAACGTTTCCCAAGAGTTTTTCCTACTCGAAAATTAATTAAAGACGGCAGCGAATATTACGGGCCTTTTACGAGTTTTAAAACCGTAAATACGCTATTGGAACTTATTAAAGGTCTATATAAACTTAGAACCTGTAATTATGATCTTTCCGAAGAAAAAATAAGAAACGGGAAATATAAAGTTTGCCTGGAGTACCATTTAGGAAACTGTAAAGGCCCTTGCGAAGCTAAACAGCCTGAGGCAGAATATAACAGCAATATTGAGGCAATTCGGCAAATTGTAAAAGGAAATTTTAAAGATTCGTTGCAGCAATTTAGAGAGCAGATGAAACTTCACGCTGAAAACATGGAGTTTGAAGATGCACAGCGGATTAAAAATAAAATAGATGTTCTGGAGAATTATCAATCTAAATCTACGGTAGTTAATCCTAAAATTACCAATGTAGATGTGTTTTCAATCGTTTCAGATGAAGGTTATGGTTATGTGAATTTTCTACAGCTTTCTCACGGTGCAATTATCAGGTCGCATACCATAGAGATGAAGAAAAAGCTGGACGAAACCGATGAGGAACTTCTGGAATTGGCAATTACCGAAATACGACAGCGCTTTAGTTCTAATTCAAAAGAAATATATGTTCCTTTTAAAGTTGATGCCGGGGAGGATGTAAAAGTTACCATCCCAAAACTTGGCGATAAAAAGAAAATCGTAGAATTATCACAACGCAATGCGAAATATTA includes:
- the uvrC gene encoding excinuclease ABC subunit UvrC; translation: METPALEVQLKTLPNSPGVYQYYDKNGKILYVGKAKNLKKRVTSYFTKRHDSHRIGVMVKKIKEIKHIVVESETDALLLENNLIKKHQPRFNVMLKDDKTYPWICIKNERFPRVFPTRKLIKDGSEYYGPFTSFKTVNTLLELIKGLYKLRTCNYDLSEEKIRNGKYKVCLEYHLGNCKGPCEAKQPEAEYNSNIEAIRQIVKGNFKDSLQQFREQMKLHAENMEFEDAQRIKNKIDVLENYQSKSTVVNPKITNVDVFSIVSDEGYGYVNFLQLSHGAIIRSHTIEMKKKLDETDEELLELAITEIRQRFSSNSKEIYVPFKVDAGEDVKVTIPKLGDKKKIVELSQRNAKYYRQERFKQMKIVDPDRHVKRIMAQMKEDLRLNVEPRHIECFDNSNIQGTNPVAACVVFKNGKPSKKDYRKFNIKTVEGPDDFASMEEVVFRRYKRLLNEGEDLPQLIIVDGGKGQLSSGVKALEDLGLRGKIAIIGIAKRLEEIFYPGDTIPLYLDKKSESLKIIQQLRNEAHRFGITFHRNKRSKSALNTELEEITGIGEKTVVELLKQFRSVKRIKEASEKELAEVIGVSKAGIIYNHYKTKNTPE